The Haloferax volcanii DS2 DNA segment CGCGAGCGTCGCGAACACCTCCGCGAGCGTCGCGAGCGCCGAGACGAACTCCGCGAGACGGTCGACGAGGAGGCGGTCGAGGGGGCGAAACAGCGCAAGAAAAACGCCGCGGCGTACCTCGAACGGGTCGAAGACGAGGTGCTTCCCGAGTTGCGTGAGAAGCGCGATGACCTCCAGAGTCGCGTCGGCGGCGTCGAGGCCGAACTCGAACAGTTGGACGACCTCCGAGAGCGCCGCGACCACCTCGCCGAGCGCGTGGACGCCCTCGAATCGGTCCACGACGAGGTCTCGACGCTCGAATCGACCTACGGCGACCTCCGGGCGGAGCTTCGACAGCGCAACGTCGAGGTGCTCGAACGGATGCTCAACGAGACGTTCGACCTCGTCTACGCCAACGACGCCTACTCGCGCATCCGACTCGACGGCGAGTACGGCTTGACGGTGTTCCAGAAGGACGGCACCGCGCTCGAACCCGAACAGCTCTCGGGCGGCGAGCGCGCCCTGTTCAACCTCAGCCTCCGGTGTGCAATCTACCGACTCCTCGCCGAGGGCATCGACGGCGCGGCCCCGCTCCCGCCGCTCATCCTCGACGAGCCGACGGTGTTCCTCGACGGCGGCCACGTCTCGCGGCTGGTCGACCTCGTCGAGGACATGCAGAGCCGCGGCGTCAAGCAGATTCTCATCGTCAGCCACGACGAAGACCTGGTCGGCGCGGCCGACGACCTCGTCCGCGTGGAGAAGAACCCGACGACGAACCGCTCGACGGTCGAGCGGACCGACGCGCCGATAGTCGAAGGCGCGCTCGCGGACGACTGAGGGCGGTCGGCTCCGCCGCGATAGCCTACTCGCGTGCGCCGTTCGCCCGCAGTAATTCGACTCCCTCTTTCGCGGCATCGGTCGCCTCGTAGCCGCGCTCCCCGTAGACCGTGGTCTCGACGACGAGGCCGGCGGCCCGGAACTCGGTCAAGAGACCGTGGAGGTCGCTCTCGCAGAGGTCGTAGGCTCCGAGGAGGTCGACCACGGGGAGCGGCCCGCGGTCGACGAGGTCGACGAGCAGGCCCAGTCCGCGCTCGGTCGGGACCGCGACGAGGATTCGGCGGACCGGTTCGGGGACGGCGCGCGCGGCGGTTTCGAGCGGGGATTCGCCGCTCACGGCTTCGAGGTCGTCGTTCGGCAGGTGCCGCTCCTCGCCGGTCTCCGGGTCGCGGACGCGGCTGGCGTCGCTCGACTGCTTGACGAGGAGATACGTCCGGCCGTCGGGTCCGCAGACGGTTCGCATACGTCCCGGCGAAGGGCGCGGCGACTGTTAGCGGTTGCGCTCGGGGGCGTCTTCGCGTTCGTCATCAGTTCCCGACGCGTCGTCGCTCTCGGCTGAGTCGCCGTCGTCCGCGTCATCGCCGTCGCTGTCGTCGCCGTCGTCGTCCCGCCACTCCCCTCGCTTGAACTCTCGGTAGATGGAGTGGACGCGGACGAGCACGACCGCGCCGAACAGAAACAGGCCGCCGCCGAGGAGCGTATCGCCGCGGAAGTAGACGAGCATCGGCCCCACCGTGAGTCCCGCGAGGCCGACGTTCGCGAGCACGACGCTCGCCCAGAACAGCCGGGCGGCCTCGGGATTCACGTCGGGCGAGAACTCCGGCGCGTCGTCGCCGGCGTCCTCGCCGGGGATGCCGACGCGGGGAATCGTCGGGAGGTCCTTCTCGGGGTTGCCCCAGCGGGTTTCCGGGTCCCAGCGGGCCTCGGGGTCGCCCCACCGCTTTTCGGGGTCGATCTCCGAGGCCATGTCCGCCGACGGACGCTCCGCGTCGTCGTCTTCGTCGGCCGCGTCCGTGGCTGTTCCCTCGCGTCGCTCGTCGTCCGTCACGCTCGCGTCGAGACGCCGTGCCGAGAAAAAGTGTCCGTTTCGGCCGAGTCAGGCGCAGTCGTCGAGGCGCATCGAACTCGAGGCCTCGACCCACGCGAGTGGGTTCTCCGCGTCGTAGAACACCACGCCACCGTCGATATCGTAGGATTCGACCGTCTCGGCTCCCGTCGGACCAGTCGGTCCGTCGCCGTCGATCGTGCCATCCCACCGCTCCGGAGTTGCGTGGTCGGTCATATCGTATGACAAGGAATGACATACATAGATAAATGTCTTTCCGTGGTTCCGGGTGCGGTTCGCGGAAACGCCGGGGTTTTTAGCCGCGCCGCCGAAGCGATTGCCATGACGCAGACGGGTCTGACCGACTTCGGGGGGAACGACACCGACGGCGCGGGCGACGCGCGGCCTGACGAGGAGGCCGCCATCGTCGCCGGCGACGCCGGCCAGCACGTCTCCGACGTCGTCGACACGGACGAGGTGCGGTTTCCCGACCCGGACGGGACGGTCGAACTGGCCGTCACGCAGGTCGATTACACCATCGAGGGCGCGGGCCGCGACGAGTACCCGGTGATTCACATCTTCGGCCGGACGGCCGACGACGAGACCGAACACGTCCGCGTACTCGGGTTTCGGCCGTACTTCTACGCCCCCACCGACAGCCTCGACGACGGCGACCTCGACAAGGACGTTATCACCGGCACCGAGGACGGCTACGAGAGCATCCGCGGCGAGGAGCTGACGAAGATTTTCGGCCGCACCCCCCGCGACGTCGGGCAGATTCGCGACGAGTTCGACCACTACGAGGCGGACATCCTCTTTCCGAACCGCCTGCTCATTGACAAGGACATCAAAGGCGGCGTCAGCGTCCCCGAGCGCCGCCTCGACGACGGGACGATTCAGATTCCTCACCAGGAAGTCGCGCCCGCGGAGGTCGACGCGAACCTCCGGGTGAACACCTTCGACATCGAGGTCAACGACCGGAACGGCTTCCCCGAGGAGGGTGAAGAGCCGATTATCTGTCTTACCAGCCACGACTCCTACCGCGACGAGTACGTCGTCTGGCACGCCGTGGCCGACGAGGGCCTCGGTAAGCGCCCCGACACGTTGCCGAACTACGACTTCCTCGGGGAGGACGGAGACGTGGAGGTCCGGACGTTCGACGAGGAGGCCGCGATGCTCGACGCCTTCCTCACGTACATCGAGGAGACCGACCCCGACATCCTCACCGGGTGGAACTTCGAGGACTTCGACGCGCCGTACTTCCTCGACCGCTTGGAGGAAGTCGACGAGCGGACCGACCTGAACCTCGACTACAACCGCATCTCGCGGCTCGGCGAGGTGTGGCGCGGCGGCTGGGGCGGCCCGGACATCAAGGGTCGCGTCGTCTTCGACCTGCTGTACGCCTACAAGCGAACCCAGTTCACCGAACTCGAGTCCTACCGCCTCGACGCGGTGGGCGAACTCGAACTCGACGCGGGCAAGGAGCGCTACTCGGGCGACATCGGTGACCTCTGGGAGGAAGACCCCGAACGCCTGCTCGAATACAACCTCCGCGACGTGGAGCTGTGCGTCGAAATCGACCGGAAACAGGACATCATCGCCTTCTGGGACGAGGTGCGGACGTTCGTCGGCTGTAAGCTCGAAGACGCGCCGACGCCCGGCGACACCGTCGACATCTACGTCCTCCACAAGGTTCACGGCGAGTTCGCGCTCCCCTCGAAGGGGAAACAGGAGTCGGAGGACTACGAGGGCGGGGCCGTCTTCGACCCCATCACCGGCGTCAAGGAGAACGTCACGGTGCTCGACCTGAAGTCGCTGTACCCGATGTGTATGGTGACTATCAACGCGTCGCCGGAGACGAAAGTCGACCCCGAGCGCTACGACGGCGAGATGTTCCGCGCGCCCAACGGGACGCACTTCCAGCAGGAGCCGGACGGGATGATTCGGGAGATGGTCGACGAACTCCTCACCGAGCGGGAGGAAAAGAAGTCGCTGCGGAACTCCCACGACCCCGGCTCCTCGGAGTACGAGCAGTTCGACCGCCAGCAGGCCGCGGTGAAGGTCATCATGAACTCGCTGTACGGCGTGCTGGGCTGGGACCGCTTCCGACTCTACGACAAGGAGATGGGCGCGGCGGTGACGGCGACCGGTCGGAAGGTCATCGAGTTCACGGAGCAGGCCGCGAACCAAATCGGCTACGACGTGGCCTACGGCGACAGCGTGACGGGAGATCGCCCGGTCGTCGTCAGAGACCCCGGTGGGACTGTTCGAATCCTTCCTATCGAGGACTTGTTTGCCCGCGGAACGACTGAATCTGAGGTACTCATCGCTGCCGACGGGGACGTCGTCGCAAGTGCCACTCCCGGGAAGACTCGCCGAGCGCTCGACGGGTGGGACGCCCTCTCTGTGAACGAAGATGGAGAGGCGGAGTGGCAACCGATTGCGCAGGCGATTCGCCATAACACAGACAAACCGGTGGTGAACCTCCAACACAAGTTCGGTGAGTCGACGACGACGAGAGACCACTCGTACGTCGTCCCCGGTGAAGACGGCCTCACAACTGTCTCTCCGGACGACGTGGCGGAGCCGTATCGCGTCTCCGGGGTACCCGATGTCGAGCCTGTCGAGCAGGTCGACGTCTACGAGGTCCTTCGTGGGTACGAACGCGAGTACGAGGACGGACGGAGCGTCGGGAGCGATAATTCGATAACGAAGCGGAAACAAATCCATGCGGACGACGAGTATGTCTGGTTCGGCCACGAGCACCACCGAGACGTCGACTCGACCGTCAAAGTCAAACGATTCGTCGATATCGACAGCGAAGATGGTGCAGCACTCATTCGGCTCCTCGGTGCGTACGTCCCTGAAGGAAGCGCCTCCACTGGCGAGACGGCGACGTCGAAATTCGGGGCCAGTCTCGCTGAATCCGACCGTGAGTGGCTAGCCCAACTCCAGCGAGATTACTCTCGACTGTTCGAGAACACGACCGCCGGTATCATTACGAGCGACCGACGAGCGGAGCGAACCGTCGAGTATCAAACGGACACAGGCGGTGCGTCGGTCACGTACAATGACGAGACGCTGAAACTGCAGATGATGAACGAACTCGCTGCTGTGTTCTTCCGCGAGTTCGCAGGGCAGACGTCGCGTGGTAAACGGATCCCCTCATTCGTCTTCCACCTTCCCGAGGAGAAGCAAGACTTGTTCCTGACGTTGCTCGTCGAAGGCGATGGATCTCGCGAATTCCCACGATACACCGAAGCGTACGCACAGCGAAACTTCGACTTCGAGACGACGAGCCGAGAACTTGCTGCCGGTCTCTCGATGTTGCTCACGCAACGGGGGCAAAAACACTCGCTCAAGTATCGGGACAGTAAAGACTCGTACACTATTCGGACGTGTAGCACCTACCGGGAAGGCCGAGACCCCGTGCTGACCGAAGCCGACCACGACGGCTACGTGTACGACCTGAGCGTCGAAGAAAACGAAAACTTCGTCGACGGTGTTGGAGGTATCGTCCTTCACAACACCGACAGCGTCATGCTCGAACTCGGCCCCGACGTGTCGAAACAGGAGGCCATCGAGCAGTCGTTCGACATCGAGGAGCACATCAACGCCGCCTACGACGACTTCGCGCGCGACGAGTTGGGCGCGGACGAACACCGCTTCCAAATCGAGTTCGAGAAGCTGTACCGGCGGTTCTTCCAGGCGGGGAAGAAGAAGCGCTATGCGGGCCACATCGTCTGGAAGGAGGGCAAGGACGTCGACGACATCGACATCACGGGCTTCGAGTACAAGCGCTCGGACATCGCGCAGATAACGAAAGAGGTCCAGAAGAACGTCATCGACATGATCGTCCACGGCGAGGAGACGGAAGTCATCAACGACTACCTCCACGACATCATCACCGACTTCGAGTCGGGGAACCTGCCGCTCGAACAGGCCGGTATCCCCGGCGGAATCGGCAAGCGCCTCTCGGCGTACGAGACACCGACCGCGCACGTCCGGGGCGCGCAGTACGCCAACGCCTTCCTCGGGACGAACTTCGGGCGGGGCTCGAAGCCGAAGCGGGTCTACCTCAAGAAGGTCCACCCGTCGTGGTTCCGCGAGATGGAGACCGGCGAGTTCGACCCGCAGGTCGACGACCTCTACCGCGAGTTCAAGCGCGACCCCGACGTCATCTGCTTCGAGTACGCCGACCAGATTCCGGCGGCGTTCGAGGTCGACTGGGACACGATGCTCACCAAGACGCTCGAAGGGCCCATCTCCCGCGTCATCGAGGCGCTCGGGATGTCGTGGGACGAGGTGAAAAGCGGACAGGAACAGACCGGCCTCGGGAGCTTCATGTGACCGGCCGTATCACCGAGTAATGAAACTATATTCGGTTACATAGACGACGGCACCGTAACGTTGTTCGGCTGTCCAAAACCCGGACGAGCGTTCCGAACTGGCGTGATTCTTTGCGGTTTTGAAAACAAATTTTCTTTCTACAAAAGGTGGCGGGGGTGAATGCGCAAGCATTATGGGCGATACTCCCCACCCTTCGAGTACGAGGCAACGAACCAACGATGGCAACTCTCGAGATCAAGAACCTCCACGCACGTGTCGCGGAGGAAGACGGTGAGCAGATTCTGCGAGGTGTCGACCTGGAAGTCAAATCCGGCGAGATCCACGCACTGATGGGTCCCAACGGGTCCGGCAAGTCTACGACTTCTAAAATCATCGCCGGGCACCCCGCCTACGAGGTAACCGACGGCGAAATCCTCCTCCACCTGGAGGACGACGACTTCGGCGACCTCGAAATTCCGGACGACGCCCGCACGTGGAACCTTCTGGAACTGGAGCCGAACGAGCGCGCCGCGCTCGGCATCTTCCTCGGCTTCCAGTACCCCGCGGAAATCGAGGGCGTCACCATGACGAACTTCCTCCGCACCGCGCTCAACGCGAAGATCGACGAGCGCGAGGAGCTCCTCTTCGGCGAGGACGCCGAGGAAGAAGAAGAGGAAGCCGGCTACGACACCTCCCCGATGGAGGGTAACGTCGACGACGGCGAAGTCGGCGTCGCCGAGTTCCAGAAGCTCCTCAAGGAGAAGATGGACCTCCTCGACATGGACGAGAAGTTCATGCAGCGCTACCTCAACGCCGGGTTCTCCGGCGGCGAGAAGAAACAAAACGAGGTCCTTCAGGCCGCGATTCTCGAACCGTCGATTGCGGTGCTCGACGAGATCGACTCCGGTCTCGACATCGACCGCCTGCAGGACGTCTCGAAGGGTATCAACGCGCTGCGCGACGAGCAGGGCACCGGTATCCTCCAGATCACTCACTACCAGCGTATCCTCGAATACGTCGAGCCGGACCACGTCCACATCATGCTGGACGGCAAGGTCGTCAAGAGCGGCGACGCCTCGCTCGCGTCCGAACTCGAAGACAAGGGCTACGACTGGGTCCGTGAGGAAGTGTACGAAGCCGCGTAATCCCCCAACATCATGAGTTCCGACCAAGACCACCTCAAAGAGACAGACACGGAAGCTCGCTTCGAGTTCAAGAAGGAACAGAAGGCCGCGTTCGTGGCCGAGAAGGGTCTCACCGAAGAGACCATCCGCGTCATCTCGGAGGACAAAGACGAGCCCGAATGGATGCTCGAGCGCCGCCTTCGCGCGCTCAAGCAGTACCAGAAGATGCCGATGCCGACCGACTGGCCCGGCCAGCCTGACCTCTCCGAGGTCAACGTGGACGAAATCGTCCCGTACATCCGACCCGACGTGGAAGTCCGCGGCGGCGTCGACGACTGGCGCGACCTGCCGGACGACATCAAGGACACCTTCGACAAACTGGGTATCCCGGAAGCCGAGAAGAACGCCCTCTCGGGCGTCGGCGCCCAGTACGAGTCCGAAGTCGTCTACCAGAACATGCAGGAGCGCTGGGAGGAGAAAGGCGTCGTCTTCATGAACATGGACCAGGCGGTCCAGGAGCACGAAGACATCGTCAAGGAGTACTTCATGACGAAGTGCGTCCCCCCGAGCGACAACAAGTTCGCGGCGCTTCACGGCGCTATCTGGTCCGGCGGCTCGTTCGTCTACGTCCCCGAGGACGTGACGGTCGAGATGCCGGTGCAGGCGTACTTCCGCATGAACTCCGAGGGCATGGGCCAGTTCGAGCACACGCTCATCGTCGCGGAGAAGGGCTCCGAAGTCCACTACATCGAGGGCTGTTCGGCTCCCAAGTACTCCGCGTTCAACCTCCACTCCGGCGGCGTCGAAGTGTTCGTCGGCGAGGACGCCCACGTCCAGTACTCGACCGTTCAGAACTGGTCGAAGAACACCTACAACCTCAACACCAAGCGCGCTATCGTCGAGAAGGGCGGTCGCATGGAGTGGATTTCGGGCTCGATGGGCTCGAAGGCCACCATGCTGTACCCGGCCTCGATTCTGAAGGGCCGCGGCGCGTCGGACAACCACATCACCATCGCCTTCGCGGGCGAGGGCCAGAACATCGACACCGGCGCGAAGGTGTACCACAACGCCCCCGAGACGAAGTCGACCATCGAGTCGAAGTCCATCTCGAAGGACGGCGGCCGCACGAACTACCGCGGTCTCGTCCACATCGCCAACGGCGCGAAGAACTCCTCGACCGCGGTCGAGTGTGACGCGCTCATGTTCGACAACGAGTCCACCTCGGACACGATGCCGTACATGGAAATCAACGAGTCCACGGTGGACGTCGCTCACGAGGCGACCGTCGGCAAGATCGGCGACGAGGACATCTTCTACCTCCAGTCGCGCGGTCTCGACGACGACGATGCGAAGCAGATGATCGTCTCCGGGTTCATCGAACCCATCACGGAGGAACTGCCCATCGAGTACGCGGTCGAACTCAACCGACTCGTCGAACTCGAGATGGAGGGTAGCCTCGGATAACCAATGAGTGCGCAACTTCCCGCGAACCTGTCCGCAGAGACGGTACGAGAGATTTCGGACGCACGGGACGAGCCGGAGTGGCTCCTCGAGGCCCGCCTCGAAGCCCTCGAAGCACTCGACGCGCTCGAACTGCCGGACGTCATCCAGACGCCCGGTCGCCGCTGGACCAACCTCGAAGCGCTCGACTTCGAGTCGCTCGTCGACCCGCTGAACCAGGCCGACGAGACGACCCGCGAGTCGCCCGAGGGCGTCGTCGTCCTCCCGTTCACGGAGGCGCTCTCCGAGTACGGCGACCTCATCGAGGAGCGCTTCGGCTCGGTCGTCGCTCCCGACACGAACTACCTCACCGCCCTCTCGGCGGCGCTGTTCACGACGGGCACGTTCATCTACGTCCCCGAGGGCGTCGACGCCGAGGACGTGAAGATTCGCGCCGAGATGAACTCTCGGTCGCTGTTCAGCCACACGCTCGTCGTCACCGAGGAGTCCTCGTCGGTCACCATCCTGGAGGCCATCGAGTCCGGCGACAGCGTCGACGACGCGCGGTACTTCTCGAACCTCGTCGAAATCGACGCGGGCGAGAACTCGTACGTCCAGTACGGCTCCCTGCAAAACCTCGACGAGGAGACGTACACGTACTCGCTCAAGCGCGCCGACGCCGACACCTACTCCACGGTCAACTGGATCGAGGGGAACCTCGGCTCGCGGCTCACCCGCAGCGACGTCGAGACCGAACTCAACGGCGAGGCGTCGGAGACGAAAATCGTCGGTGCGTTCTTCGGTCACGACGACCAGCACCTCGACGTGAACGCCCGCGTCTGGCACAAAGCCGAGAACACGACGGCCGACCTCGTGACCCGCGGCGTCCTCGACGACGAGGCGCGCTCGGTGTACGAGGGCGTCCAGGACGTCGGCCGCGACGCGTGGAGTACGAACTCCTATCAGCGCGAGAACACGCTGATGCTCTCGGACCAGTCCGAGGCCGACGCG contains these protein-coding regions:
- a CDS encoding DUF7346 family protein → MRTVCGPDGRTYLLVKQSSDASRVRDPETGEERHLPNDDLEAVSGESPLETAARAVPEPVRRILVAVPTERGLGLLVDLVDRGPLPVVDLLGAYDLCESDLHGLLTEFRAAGLVVETTVYGERGYEATDAAKEGVELLRANGARE
- a CDS encoding DUF7322 domain-containing protein; its protein translation is MTDDERREGTATDAADEDDDAERPSADMASEIDPEKRWGDPEARWDPETRWGNPEKDLPTIPRVGIPGEDAGDDAPEFSPDVNPEAARLFWASVVLANVGLAGLTVGPMLVYFRGDTLLGGGLFLFGAVVLVRVHSIYREFKRGEWRDDDGDDSDGDDADDGDSAESDDASGTDDEREDAPERNR
- a CDS encoding DUF7331 family protein, whose protein sequence is MTDHATPERWDGTIDGDGPTGPTGAETVESYDIDGGVVFYDAENPLAWVEASSSMRLDDCA
- a CDS encoding DNA polymerase domain-containing protein, which encodes MTQTGLTDFGGNDTDGAGDARPDEEAAIVAGDAGQHVSDVVDTDEVRFPDPDGTVELAVTQVDYTIEGAGRDEYPVIHIFGRTADDETEHVRVLGFRPYFYAPTDSLDDGDLDKDVITGTEDGYESIRGEELTKIFGRTPRDVGQIRDEFDHYEADILFPNRLLIDKDIKGGVSVPERRLDDGTIQIPHQEVAPAEVDANLRVNTFDIEVNDRNGFPEEGEEPIICLTSHDSYRDEYVVWHAVADEGLGKRPDTLPNYDFLGEDGDVEVRTFDEEAAMLDAFLTYIEETDPDILTGWNFEDFDAPYFLDRLEEVDERTDLNLDYNRISRLGEVWRGGWGGPDIKGRVVFDLLYAYKRTQFTELESYRLDAVGELELDAGKERYSGDIGDLWEEDPERLLEYNLRDVELCVEIDRKQDIIAFWDEVRTFVGCKLEDAPTPGDTVDIYVLHKVHGEFALPSKGKQESEDYEGGAVFDPITGVKENVTVLDLKSLYPMCMVTINASPETKVDPERYDGEMFRAPNGTHFQQEPDGMIREMVDELLTEREEKKSLRNSHDPGSSEYEQFDRQQAAVKVIMNSLYGVLGWDRFRLYDKEMGAAVTATGRKVIEFTEQAANQIGYDVAYGDSVTGDRPVVVRDPGGTVRILPIEDLFARGTTESEVLIAADGDVVASATPGKTRRALDGWDALSVNEDGEAEWQPIAQAIRHNTDKPVVNLQHKFGESTTTRDHSYVVPGEDGLTTVSPDDVAEPYRVSGVPDVEPVEQVDVYEVLRGYEREYEDGRSVGSDNSITKRKQIHADDEYVWFGHEHHRDVDSTVKVKRFVDIDSEDGAALIRLLGAYVPEGSASTGETATSKFGASLAESDREWLAQLQRDYSRLFENTTAGIITSDRRAERTVEYQTDTGGASVTYNDETLKLQMMNELAAVFFREFAGQTSRGKRIPSFVFHLPEEKQDLFLTLLVEGDGSREFPRYTEAYAQRNFDFETTSRELAAGLSMLLTQRGQKHSLKYRDSKDSYTIRTCSTYREGRDPVLTEADHDGYVYDLSVEENENFVDGVGGIVLHNTDSVMLELGPDVSKQEAIEQSFDIEEHINAAYDDFARDELGADEHRFQIEFEKLYRRFFQAGKKKRYAGHIVWKEGKDVDDIDITGFEYKRSDIAQITKEVQKNVIDMIVHGEETEVINDYLHDIITDFESGNLPLEQAGIPGGIGKRLSAYETPTAHVRGAQYANAFLGTNFGRGSKPKRVYLKKVHPSWFREMETGEFDPQVDDLYREFKRDPDVICFEYADQIPAAFEVDWDTMLTKTLEGPISRVIEALGMSWDEVKSGQEQTGLGSFM
- a CDS encoding ABC transporter ATP-binding protein translates to MATLEIKNLHARVAEEDGEQILRGVDLEVKSGEIHALMGPNGSGKSTTSKIIAGHPAYEVTDGEILLHLEDDDFGDLEIPDDARTWNLLELEPNERAALGIFLGFQYPAEIEGVTMTNFLRTALNAKIDEREELLFGEDAEEEEEEAGYDTSPMEGNVDDGEVGVAEFQKLLKEKMDLLDMDEKFMQRYLNAGFSGGEKKQNEVLQAAILEPSIAVLDEIDSGLDIDRLQDVSKGINALRDEQGTGILQITHYQRILEYVEPDHVHIMLDGKVVKSGDASLASELEDKGYDWVREEVYEAA
- the sufB gene encoding Fe-S cluster assembly protein SufB, with product MSSDQDHLKETDTEARFEFKKEQKAAFVAEKGLTEETIRVISEDKDEPEWMLERRLRALKQYQKMPMPTDWPGQPDLSEVNVDEIVPYIRPDVEVRGGVDDWRDLPDDIKDTFDKLGIPEAEKNALSGVGAQYESEVVYQNMQERWEEKGVVFMNMDQAVQEHEDIVKEYFMTKCVPPSDNKFAALHGAIWSGGSFVYVPEDVTVEMPVQAYFRMNSEGMGQFEHTLIVAEKGSEVHYIEGCSAPKYSAFNLHSGGVEVFVGEDAHVQYSTVQNWSKNTYNLNTKRAIVEKGGRMEWISGSMGSKATMLYPASILKGRGASDNHITIAFAGEGQNIDTGAKVYHNAPETKSTIESKSISKDGGRTNYRGLVHIANGAKNSSTAVECDALMFDNESTSDTMPYMEINESTVDVAHEATVGKIGDEDIFYLQSRGLDDDDAKQMIVSGFIEPITEELPIEYAVELNRLVELEMEGSLG
- the sufD gene encoding Fe-S cluster assembly protein SufD; the encoded protein is MSAQLPANLSAETVREISDARDEPEWLLEARLEALEALDALELPDVIQTPGRRWTNLEALDFESLVDPLNQADETTRESPEGVVVLPFTEALSEYGDLIEERFGSVVAPDTNYLTALSAALFTTGTFIYVPEGVDAEDVKIRAEMNSRSLFSHTLVVTEESSSVTILEAIESGDSVDDARYFSNLVEIDAGENSYVQYGSLQNLDEETYTYSLKRADADTYSTVNWIEGNLGSRLTRSDVETELNGEASETKIVGAFFGHDDQHLDVNARVWHKAENTTADLVTRGVLDDEARSVYEGVQDVGRDAWSTNSYQRENTLMLSDQSEADASPKLIINNHDTEASHAASVGQVDAEDLFYMVSRSVPEEQARNMLVEGFFVPVLEEIEVDEFRDDLEELIAARLR